One region of Fragaria vesca subsp. vesca linkage group LG4, FraVesHawaii_1.0, whole genome shotgun sequence genomic DNA includes:
- the LOC101313504 gene encoding pentatricopeptide repeat-containing protein At1g26460, mitochondrial-like translates to MASQMAILARTRSLSKTLNPKPSFFKTITNFSFLSQEPQLAAAEPSPPPQSSSSVPLPPNPTSYPENWRSPPINFSAAASLLPSGFLEQSPSYKIQSLAQDLDSPGLLNVFADWMTSQRWTEMKQLFEVWIRSMDKSGRPNRPDVSSYNHYLMANLMSGATAADMLDLVARMEDCGVAPNTASFNLVLKAMHAGQESEAAEKLLQRMLQTGKASPPDDESYNIVVSLLLQSHRNDAAFKYIELTLKSGYMVTMTVFQDCVQACVNTGKLDTLVSIIDKCKSMDQNKALCPPWNLCNFIADVALQVDNSKLAVHALQFMAKWIARGEAARPAVFLPVDEGLLVSALQTAGRTYSTTLLDVSWAILQRSLRGKKVPNPESFLAKISALASLGELQRAFRTLSEFESAYANSGKEIEEELFCPFTSLYPLVVACSKNGFETLDTVYFQLESLSCADPPYKSVAALNCIILGCANIWDLDRAYQTFEAISSTFGLTPDIHSYNALMQAFGKLKKTSEAVRVFEHLVSLGVRPNAMSYSLLVDAHLINRDPKVAVSVVKDMVKSGFKPSKETLKKIKRRCMREMDYESDDLVEEYAKTFDLRMDGEARRNRLFELKFNSTTYA, encoded by the exons ATGGCGTCACAAATGGCGATCCTCGCCCGGACCCGATCCCTATCCAAAACCCTAAACCCAAAACCTAGCTTCTTCAAGACCATCACCAACTTCTCCTTCCTCTCCCAGGAGCCCCAACTCGCCGCCGCCGAGCCTTCTCCGCCGCCCCAATCCTCCTCCTCCGTCCCGCTCCCTCCGAACCCGACCTCGTACCCCGAAAACTGGCGCTCGCCGCCGATCAACTTCTCGGCGGCGGCCTCTCTGCTCCCCTCAGGCTTCCTCGAGCAGTCGCCGAGCTACAAAATCCAGTCACTCGCGCAAGACCTGGACTCGCCGGGACTGCTCAACGTCTTCGCCGATTGGATGACGTCACAGCGGTGGACGGAGATGAAGCAGCTGTTTGAGGTCTGGATAAGGTCGATGGACAAGAGCGGCCGGCCGAATAGGCCCGATGTGAGCTCGTATAATCACTACCTGATGGCGAATCTCATGAGCGGCGCCACGGCGGCGGATATGCTGGATCTGGTGGCGCGTATGGAGGACTGCGGCGTGGCGCCGAACACGGCGTCGTTTAATCTCGTTTTGAAGGCAATGCACGCCGGCCAGGAGTCCGAGGCTGCTGAGAAATTGCTCCAACG GATGTTGCAGACAGGCAAGGCCTCACCGCCTGACGATGAGTCGTACAACATAGTTGTGAGCTTGCTGTTGCAATCGCACCGAAATGATGCTGCTTTCAAGTATATAGAATTGACTTTGAAGTCTGGCTATATGGTGACAATGACGGTATTCCAAGATTGTGTACAGGCATGCGTCAACACCGGGAAGTTAGATACTTTGGTTTCGATAATTGACAAGTGCAAG TCAATGGATCAGAACAAAGCTCTTTGTCCGCCATGGAACTTGTGCAACTTTATTGCGGACGTGGCTTTGCAGGTGGATAATAGCAAGTTAGCAGTTCATGCCTTGCAGTTTATGGCCAAATGGATTGCTAGGGGTGAAGCAGCAAGGCCAGCTGTTTTTCTGCCTGTAGATGAGGGATTGCTTGTGTCAGCACTTCAAACTGCTGGCAGGACATATAGTACTACTTTACTGGATGTGTCGTGGGCAATCTTGCAACGCTCTTTGCGAGGAAAGAAGGTCCCTAATCCTGAATCTTTCCTTGCGAAGATATCTGCCCTTGCATCGCTGGGGGAGCTGCAGAGAGCTTTTCGTACTCTTTCTGAGTTTGAGAGTGCTTATGCTAATTCCGGCAAAGAAATAGAAGAGGAATTGTTCTGTCCATTTACCTCTTTATATCCATTGGTTGTGGCATGCTCCAAGAATGGTTTTGAAACTTTGGACACG GTGTATTTTCAATTAGAGAGTTTGAGCTGTGCAGACCCTCCTTACAAGTCTGTTGCTGCTTTGAATTGCATCATATTAGGCTGTGCAAATATCTGGGACCTTGACCGTGCTTACCAAACTTTTGAGGCAATTAGTTCCACCTTTGGATTGACCCCTGATATTCATTCTTACAATGCTCTTATGCAGGCTTTTGGAAAGCTCAAGAAG ACTTCAGAAGCTGTGAGAGTATTTGAACACTTGGTGAGTTTGGGTGTCAGACCCAATGCAATGTCATATTCATTACTTGTAGATGCTCATCTCATCAACAGAGATCCAAAAGTTGCCGTTTCTGTAGTCAAGGACATG GTAAAATCTGGGTTTAAACCTTCAAAAGAAACACTAAAAAAGATCAAGAGGCGATGTATGCGAGAGATGGACTATGAGAGTGATGATCTTGTGGAAGAATATGCCAAAACGTTTGACCTTCGAATGGATGGAGAGGCTCGCAGGAACAGATTGTTTGAACTTAAATTTAATAGCACTACGTATGCATAA
- the LOC101313792 gene encoding triose phosphate/phosphate translocator TPT, chloroplastic-like — MASMITPVRSPIRTNQISSLYLSSTRISPSNVALKTRTLSSPSLAFSPLPEKLRVPALSTGVSGWSQHLRRRGSVEFPVVKAASDGAEIEITEGSKGFLERFPFLITGFFFFMWYFLNVIFNILNKKVYNYFPYPYFVSVIHLLVGVVYCLVSWSVGLPKRAPIDKEQLALLTPVAFCHALGHVMSNVSFAAVAVSFTHTIKALEPFFNASASQFVLGHHIPLSLWLSLAPVVIGVSMASLTELSFNWLGFGSAMISNIAFTYRSIYSKKAMTGMDSTNVYAYISIIALLVCIPPALIIEGPKLMQYGFRDAIAKVGIYKFLSDLFWIGMFYHLYNQLATNTLERVAPLTHAVGNVLKRVFVIGFSIVVFGNKISTQTGIGTAIAIAGVAIYSLIKANLEEQKKKAAAISTS; from the exons ATGGCTTCAATGATCACCCCAGTTCGCTCCCCAATACGTACTAATCAAATTTCCTCGCTTTACTTATCATCCACTAGGATTTCACCTTCCAATGTTGCCCTCAAGACTCGGACTCTGTCTTCTCCAAGCTTGGCTTTTTCGCCGTTGCCGGAGAAACTTAGAGTTCCGGCTTTGTCAACGGGAGTTTCCGGCTGGAGTCAACACCTGAGACGGCGAGGGAGTGTTGAGTTTCCCGTGGTGAAGGCTGCTTCTGATGGTGCTGAGATTGAGATTACTGAGGG GTCAAAGGGCTTTTTGGAGAGATTTCCTTTCTTGATTACTGGCTTCTTTTTCTTCATGTG GTACTTCTTGAATGTTATCTTCAATATACTGAACAAAAAGGTCTACAATTATTTCCCATATCCATA TTTTGTTTCTGTTATTCATCTCCTTGTGGGAGTGGTATACTGTCTTGTTTCTTGGTCTGTTGGTTTGCCGAAGCGTGCT CCCATTGACAAGGAGCAACTGGCACTGCTGACCCCAGTCGCATTCTGTCACGCTCTCGGACATGTCATGTCCAATGTTTCTTTTGCAGCTGTTGCTGTGTCTTTTACACACACCATTAAAG CCCTGGAGCCGTTCTTCAATGCTTCTGCTTCTCAGTTTGTTTTGGGACATCACATTCCCTTGTCCCTGTGGCTCTCATTAGCCCCTGTTGTTATTG GTGTGTCAATGGCATCACTCACTGAACTCTCTTTCAACTGGCTTGGCTTTGGTAGTGCAATGATTTCAAACATTGCATTCACCTACAGAAGTATCTATTCCAAAAAGGCCATG ACAGGAATGGACAGTACAAATGTATATGCCTACATTTCAATAATCGCTCTCTTGGTTTGCATCCCACCAGCACTAATT ATTGAAGGACCCAAACTGATGCAATATGGTTTTAGAGATGCGATTGCCAAAGTAGGCATTTACAAATTCTTGTCTGATTTATTCTGGATTGGAATGTTTTATCATCTCTACAATCAG CTTGCTACCAACACTTTGGAACGAGTTGCACCACTAACGCATGCAGTTGGAAATGTGTTGAAACGTGTCTTTGTGATCGGGTTCTCCATTGTTGTTTTCG GCAACAAGATCTCTACACAAACTGGAATTGGTACCGCAATAGCAATTGCTGGTGTTGCCATTTACTCCCTGATAAAAGCAAACTTGGAAGAGCAAAAGAAG AAGGCTGCTGCCATTTCCACATCATAA